GACGTTCAACTGATGGTGAGCCGTAAGCTGCAGATGAAGGTGATTGGTGGGGTTGGCAACTGCTTGCTTAGAAGATTGTGTGGTAAATCGAATCAGAACCTACATAGAATCATTTCACATATCCAAAATGCTTTCACGGATGACCGTATTAGTATTGACATAGACTTTGTCAGCAGTGAGATTCAGATATTTGCTACAGAAAACGATGTGGAAAAGGTCTCTTTCATTCTAACTGAAGCTTTGGAATGTGAAGCTAAATGGTTAAGGGACGAGTGTCACGAAAAATGCTTATTTCCGGGGAGACCTGGTACTTCCCCTGCTGTCGCTCTGTTCGGATCTGGTGCTGAAATTAAGCACCTGGAGCTTGAAAAGCATTTTCTAACAGTGGAGATTAGCCATCAAAATGCACGTGAGTTAGATGATAAGGAGCTTCTTTCAATGGTCGACCAATGTGTGTCTGGTGTTGCTAACTATCATAAGTTTGCTGGGATTGGGGCTGAGGGAATAGACACCAGTAAATGGGGCAAAATCACATTTCTTAGCCCCCAATTTGCAGCAAATGCTGTTGACTTACTGAATGCGGTTGAATTTCATGGTTCCGCCTTGAAAGTGCTTCCGGTAAGTGCTTTTGATCATAAAGCACTACCATTTCCAGCAGTGCGAGCCAAAGTTAGTTGGCTGCGTAGACCCAGCAAGGGACTTGCTCTCATTACGTGTGCCCATGGGGAGGCAGGATTCATATCTAGGGACTGCCGAGACTTGAGAATTGGCCAGAGAATTATCAATTGTGAAGTCAGCACGAAGTATGAGAATTGTGTATTTGTGACGGGACTTCCACAAGAAATCGCCGAAACAGAATTGTATAACATTTTCCGTGCTGCAACAAAGAGGAGAATTCTCAACATACATGTGTTGAGGGGGGTCGCGGTCGATAAACCCATAATCGCTAGCTGCAGAGTAGCCCTCATGAAAGAAATTTCTGCTTTCATGCCTAACAAGAATTTCCCTGACCAAAATTTCCGGGTTGAAGTGTTGGATCCTGGAGTGAAGGACTCAATGATGAAAGCTATTATTACGTTTGATGGTAGTCTACATTTGGAGGCTGCAAAGGCTTTGGATCACATTGAAGGGAAAGTGCTTCCTGGTTGTCAGCCGTGGCAAATCATCCACTGCCAACATGTATTCCATAGCTCTCTTTCTTGTCCTTCTCGTGTCTATTTTGTCATCAGAGAGCAACTGGAGTCTTTGCTTGAGGACTTCCGATGCCAAAATGGTATGTATCCGTTTTTCCTAACTGACTCGTTATTTGTTGTGATCATGCCTAACATTGGTTTTTCATTGTTAGTTTCTATATCTTTGATTAATTTTTCTGGTGTAGGCTATTGTCATTCGGAATCTTTTTCTACAATTTGCATATTACAGATCTGTTTGTCTTTGTTTTCAGAAAAGATGGTCATGTGCGATATATTGGTTTGTTAACATTGGGGAAATTGGCTGCAGATCCCTGCTGTTTACACAAACATCAATGCGCCTCATCTTATTTTAAGACATTTCAGATGATAATCTTTTTGCGTTAAGTTTAGATCATAACCATTTTATCCACATTATATCTGCAGGTGTTTCATATAATCTGGAAAGGAACGAAAATGGCTCCTTTCGGGTAAAACTTTCCGCGAATGCCACAAAAACCATTGCGGATTTGAGGAAACCTCTTGAGCAGCTTATGAAAGGCAAGACCATAGCCCATCCCAACCTTACTCCAACTATTCTGCAGTTACTCTTATCCCGAGATGGTATTATCCTTCTGAAAGCCGTGGAACGAGAGACTGGAACTTACATTTTCTATGATCGTCAGAACCTCAATGTCAAAATTTTTGGTCCTCAGACAAAATTGGCTGTTGCTGAGGAGAAATTGGTCCATTCGCTTCTATCCCTCCACGAGACGAAGCAACTTGAAATCCGCCTCCGCGGCCGCACCCTCCCGCCGGACTTAATGAAAGAGGTGGTTAAAAGGTTTGGGTCGGATCTTAACGGGTTGAAGGAGAAGGTGCCCGAAGTGGAACTCACTCTCAATACCCGGCGGCATATCTTATACGTTCGAGGGGACAAGGACCTTAAGCAAAATGTGCAAGAGTTAATTGCGGAAGTGGCCCTCTCTATTGATCGAAGTGGCATAGTCGAATCCCCACCGGAAAACTCATGCCCAATTTGCTTGTGTGAGCTCGAAGAGCCCTACAAGCTTGAAGCGTGCGGGCACATCTTCTGCAGGGCCTGTTTAGTAGAGCAATGCGAATCGGCCATCAGAACACGAGACGGTTTCCCGCTATGCTGCACTAAGGAAGGTTGCAAGAAGCTCATCTTTTTTGTTGACCTGAGATCGCTTTTATCTACCGACAAGTTAGACGAGCTCTTCAGGGCATCTCTAGGTGCATTCGTCGCATCAAGCGGGGGGACCTATCGATTCTGCCCCTCTCCCGATTGCCCCTTGGTGTACCGTGTCACCCCCCGGGATGGGGGGCCGGAAGCTTGGGGGCCACCGTTTGTGTGTGAGGCATGCAGGGTGGAGACGTGCACGAAGTGCCACCTGGAGTACCATCCTTTTATGTCGTGTGAGAAGTACAAGGAGTACAAGGAGGACCCAGACGCGTCACTTCTCGAGTGGCGAAAGGGGAAGGAGAATGTGAAGGATTGTCCGGCGTGCAAGTATACGATCGAGAAGAGGGACGGATGCAACCACATTGAATGCCGGTGCGGGCGGCACATCTGCTGGGTGTGCCTGGAGTTCTTTCAAACCAGTGACGACTGCTACTCCCATCTCAGGTCTGTGCACCAATCCTACTGAGTTTACTATTAATCGACATTTTCGTTGTAAATATGTAGTTATGATGTTGATCGTATATACATATGTgcatagtatagtagccaatGTTACCAATTGACTCTTGGGTTCTCTGCTGCGTTCTCTTTGTGCATATCAAGAACTCAGGCTTGAGAAGTATAACTCTGTGTTGGAAATGATCTTTGCttttatttctttcattttgttgtttttggCAACATAGTAACAtaggaatttgaattcattTAAAGGGCCAAAGTACCCGAAAGCAAAACAAAAATGAGGGacccaattaaaaattcaaaatgtgaggACTAAATAGAAACTGCACTTAGTCGGGGGCTCTAGTGAAATTTATCCCAAAAAACAAACCCCACCACTCCAACACCCAAACACAGGGCAAAAGCCAGATACCATTCTACATGAGGCATTCCATCgttctctctcccttcttcCTCCATTATCCTCCGCATTCTTTTCTCCCGAAGCATCGTGACCTCGGCCTCGAGCAGCTTCACCCACCGCCGGTGCGCAGACAACCTCAGGAACTCCTTAAACAGCACCGCGGCCGCCGCTTTGTTCTCTTCACCCACATGCGATGCTTTCTCCTCTGCTTCCCGTGCTCGTGTCTGCGACAGCCGCAGGGCTCTCAGCAGCATTGTTGATTCGTCGCTACCTCCTTTCTTCGCCTCAATTCTCCTGCGAAAGAAATGCGAAATGTATCGTTTGATAGAAACCAACTTTAGTAGTTCATATAAAGAATGGAACTTACAATGGTGTGTACACCCTGGAGGGAGGAGGGAGGTCGCTCATGGAGAACGAATTAAGCCAAGAAggcgttttctttttctttctttaggGGAGAAGCTGATATTTTATAGTGCGTTTACGTAGATTACTTGACTACTTTTTGAGATACACTACCACCACACGTCAACACAGTTGCATGCAGTCACAAACAAATTCCTTGGTTTCTTTTTAAACCTGTTTAAGATTTTGCTTGAGCCCACGGGTTTTATAAGTTGCTTTGCTAGAGGGCCCATAGTTCCGGTCCTCGTTTGTTAGGTTAGTGAAAGTGATCAGAATCCTACGTACAGTTTTGCTAGATATGTGGGACTAGTGTTAATAGTAAGTTTTGAAATGGTGTCAagaaccaccaccaccacagaAGCATCTGCCCAGCGCTTCTCCGGTGCCTATTTTCACCACCATTTTCAAAGAATTCGTAAACCGTCGAAGCGAATACTTCAACAATGCATTTTGAAACTGCGTATACGCGCCTATATGGTGATGCTTTCTCTGTTTTGTTATGTTAATgtatatttatagttttatgTCAATTCCATTGTAACATCGGGTTCAAATCTGATCCCTTCATTTGCATATATTGACATTAATACTACCATCCCCATTTTCTCATTGTCTTCTCaacagtacttttttttttttttaatttggattttttttttattttctttgaataTACTTACAGTACATGCAATGTTTTCCAACCGTAGACGAAGTACTTATCAACTATACAATTGTCAAATTAATCTACAAACTGTGAAAAACTCCCATCGGTGCTCGATGCGGAATCCCCTTCCTTCGCTTTGCCACTCTCTGTGTGATGGTGGTCGATGCCGGCGGTGGAGACGAAATAAAATCCAGACCAGAATCATCAGAATTCGAGCATTGCGAGTGCTTTGACGAGTCGTCCTCGTAGTTTGATCGAATGAAATCATGCTTCTTGTACAAACTAGCCGAATTTGATGTAGATATTGCCAACTGCTTCGCCAGAAGTTAtgaatttatatgaatatacACATGCTTGGTTTACACAAAGAGGccggtatatatatatcactaatAAATTCACAAAATTCATTCCATTTAATGATGCAATGTGGTCATTACAAACTCATTTCATATAATatttaacaacaaaaaaaagaatctgAAGCCTCTATTCATTGGACATTCAGTTGTCTCAAAAGTGCTTCAGGGACCACCTACTACACCCTATTAAGCCCCAAATTAGTTGGTCCACgtatgctttttttctttttgctgggACTATCTCATGCTTGTTGTTCCAAACCATAGAAAAGGATGCGCTTGAACTTCCAATGGTAAGGAACAACTTTGTTTCGAGGAAGAGATGTCAAGTAGGTCGGTATTCTGCCTACACGGCGTAAGTTGGAGTAGGTCGAATTACAATCGAGATTCACGGATGTCGTTGCATCAATATgtttttaagtaaattaattgTTCCTTTTCTTTCAACTTGACCTTTTTAAATAGTGATTAGCGCCAATGACCTTGAAGATGTACATTGACAAAATGGCCTAGCTCTGACAAAAGCTTAGATTTCCTACCAAAGCACTCTTTGAAGTAATGAAGCAACATGTGCTAAGAGTGGTAAATTTACCTTGCAACCCAGAGAACAGTAGGTGAATGCATCAAGGAGGCTCCTCTTGCAGTGATCACAAGTGTTGGTCACACCCTTCCCGAGCTTCGGCTGCGGCCTTTCGTTCAAGAACACGACCCTCGCGCCGTTTATTATGTACgtttgcacgcccgataggtctAAGAATTTGCTTATCTCGGACACGCGAATCACGTCGTGGTACGACGACCGCCTTATCTGATCATCTCCGACGAGCCAACATTATATGTCAAGGGATTGTAATGTACACAAACCCTACTGAATTGTGGATGGAAGTGTAGAAGGTACCTGGATTGCGCGATGCTCGCGGTGGTGGACGATGCACGAAGAGCACATCGCGCCGTTCCTGCAGTCCAAGCAATACATATTGCATTCATTCTTGCTTGCATCTTGGTGAAGTTTACAAGGGTGAAAGAAAGGTGTGTTGAGGAGAGGATGGAGCCATGATGGCCACTTCTTCACCTCCCCTCTTCCTCCCATGCCCTACAAAGTTTCAAACATTACAGACCAAGAAGAACTAAAAGCGAGCACAAGTGATTAGGAATATAATGAGGAAAATGCTTAACCATGGTTATAGGATGATATATTGTAGTTGAAAGAATTATTGTTGGGAATATGAGATGGAGGAATTGTTTGAGTTGGTTGTTTTacatagaaaatattataaaatacaataaaaaccCCCACTTTGTGTTGCTTTTTCTATATGTGCATGGATTTGTTGTAatgaatattttattgaataattaTTGGTGAATACTAATTAGGTTTATGTCCCAATTAGATTTGGTGCACTTGTAATCCCGTACTAGGAAGATGCATAATGGCTCACATTGTGTGCCTAGCCAATTTTGTTGGGTCTGAAGGAACGTTTAACTGCAGGGTGTAGCATAACTTTGgcaatgcttttttttttttttttttgtttccttttaccTAATGCCTTGACTATGAAACAGTACTACCAAAGCTATTGTGATAGGGAAATGCAtgtacaaattattttttaatgtagaaaAATAAGAAGATACCCTACTTTTCCTGAGACTAAAGCCTACCTTAGGTTCGTATTTGTTACATTTCTTTTGTATCGTTAATCTCATCATATTTAAGtttttggataaacttcaaatttaccCATGtgttatagatcattttcactTTGTAATCCAgtggtttaaaaaatttcagTTTACTCCCATATGGTTAAgcgtatttttttctttttcaccccataattcttttaatttttttttattttgccatcctATTTGATATATAGCTTTTCggtgaaatatataaaaattaaaccacagaatgataaagcaaaattttttgattCATAGACGGGCGAAGTAAAATGAGCTAAAACTACCCTGGGGGCAGATTGAagtttattctaatttttttatcacattCGATAGGTACTATTACGAATATCTCAAAATACTATTCTTATATAACACTAATATGttgataaatattatataaat
Above is a genomic segment from Ananas comosus cultivar F153 linkage group 15, ASM154086v1, whole genome shotgun sequence containing:
- the LOC109721040 gene encoding uncharacterized protein LOC109721040, with amino-acid sequence MSDLPPPSRVYTPLRIEAKKGGSDESTMLLRALRLSQTRAREAEEKASHVGEENKAAAAVLFKEFLRLSAHRRWVKLLEAEVTMLREKRMRRIMEEEGRENDGMPHVEWYLAFALCLGVGVVGFVFWDKFH
- the LOC109721038 gene encoding uncharacterized protein LOC109721038 isoform X1; amino-acid sequence: MGMGGRGEVKKWPSWLHPLLNTPFFHPCKLHQDASKNECNMYCLDCRNGAMCSSCIVHHREHRAIQIRRSSYHDVIRVSEISKFLDLSGVQTYIINGARVVFLNERPQPKLGKGVTNTCDHCKRSLLDAFTYCSLGCKLAISTSNSASLYKKHDFIRSNYEDDSSKHSQCSNSDDSGLDFISSPPPASTTITQRVAKRRKGIPHRAPMGVFHSL
- the LOC109721038 gene encoding uncharacterized protein LOC109721038 isoform X2, with the protein product MGMGGRGEVKKWPSWLHPLLNTPFFHPCKLHQDASKNECNMYCLDCRNGAMCSSCIVHHREHRAIQIRRSSYHDVIRVSEISKFLDLSGVQTYIINGARVVFLNERPQPKLGKGVTNTCDHCKRSLLDAFTYCSLGCKAEYRPT